A single Salmo salar chromosome ssa19, Ssal_v3.1, whole genome shotgun sequence DNA region contains:
- the LOC106578897 gene encoding LLGL scribble cell polarity complex component 2 isoform X1, protein MKRFRRHGQESHRDRIKQELYGFNKTVEHGFPHQPSALVFSPTLQLLAIGTRSGAIKLYGAPGVEFMGLHDENAAVTQVHFLPQQVDLVTLLDDNSLHMWTLRAHQGVSELLEIGRFTLTGPPGASPSVTRVTAVLTHSSGDLLFLGTEGGHVFVVEVPGFRELEERNISLENVTNSLPEDYGGRRSLEHVESLQENPVNPRQVLIGYGRGIMVIWDLERQSAVKHIPATQQLESVWWTEDGGHVLSSHSDGSYCRWMVAGEGTQSEQEKSEVPYGHFPCKAISKIIQLPTEQGPPFLFLSGGMPRASYGDRHCISVIHSKTHVALDFTSRIIDFFVIRDGPDHTGDPSALVVLVEEELVVIDLQTEGWPVIQTPYLVPLHCSAITCSHHVSAIPLKLWEKVLSAGALQNTHYSKKPWPITGGQNLSPDAPQRDLLLTGHEDGTVRFWDASGVCLYPMYKLSTAGVFLTDAEPNDNMNQCTEGEWPPFRKVGCFDPYSDDPRLGVQKIHLCKYSGYLTVAGTAGQILVLELNDEAAEQTVEATVADLLQGQEGFRWKGHTRLEVKEEPVRFPPGFQPFALVQCQPPAVVTALTLHSEWKLVTFGTSHGFGLYDYQQKSNVLVRCTLNPSDQLAMEGPLSRVKSIKKSLRQSFRRIRRSRVSLRKHHVNSAAKVQEANARLEAELAEMELAPVQRKIEARSSDDSFTGLVRTLYFADTFLSDSSHHTPSLWAGTNGGSVFAYQLRLPPVERRAEDPVSAHPAKEIQLMHRAPVVGIVVLDGHGSPLPEPLEVAHDLARSADMQGCHQLLVISEEQFKVFTLPKVSAKMKLKLTAIDGSRVRRVGVAWFGSNRSEDYGESGLTVLTNQGDLHVVSLPGVKLQVQYPCIRREDVSGIASCVFTKHGQGFYLISPSEFERFSLSARCVVEPRSLVEVPSQTPSTTLPRAQPDGPSVKHRNSTRDTDDMESSARRVMEHALLNDETVLQEIQKSLEGYQPTFLENNVKSALAGGKVLTNGD, encoded by the exons ATGAAGAGGTTTAGGAGACATGGACAGGAGTCCCACAGAGATCGGATCAAACAGGAGCTCTATGGGTTCAACAAG aCGGTGGAGCATGGTTTTCCCCACCAGCCCAGTGCTCTGGTCTTCAGTCCCACTCTACAGCTCCTGGCCATCGGCACACGCTCTGGAGCCATCAAACT TTATGGGGCTCCAGGTGTCGAGTTCATGGGTCTACATGATGAGAACGCTGCCGTAACACAGGTCCATTTCTTACCACAGCAG GTTGACTTGGTGACTCTGTTGGATGACAACAGTCTCCACATGTGGACCCTCAGAGCTCACCAAGGAGTCTCTGAGCTGCTGGAGATAGGCCGCTTCACACTTACTGGACCACCGGG TGCTTCTCCCAGTGTGACTCGTGTGACGGCGGTGCTGACCCACTCCTCTGGGGACCTGTTGTTTCTGGGAACAGAGGGGGGACACGTGTTCGTAGTGGAGGTACCGGGCTTCAGAGAACTAGAGGAGAGGAACATTAGCCTGGAGAACGTcaccaacag TTTACCAGAGGACTATGGAGGTCGTAGGAGCTTGGAGCATGTCGAGTCCTTACAGGAGAATCCTGTCAACCCACGCCAGGTTCTGATTGGCTACGGACGAGGCATCATGGTCATCTGGGACCTGGAGCGCCAATCAGCCGTCAAACACATCCCCGCTACTCAG caACTAGAGAGCGTGTGGTGGACGGAGGACGGTGGCCATGTTCTCAGTTCCCATAGCGACGGGAGCTACTGTCGCTGGATGGTGGCCGGGGAGGGGACACAGAGCGAACAGGAGAAGTCTGAAGTACCGTACG GCCACTTCCCCTGTAAGGCCATCTCTAAAATCATCCAGCTCCCTACAGAACAAGG GCCTCCTTTCCTGTTCCTCAGTGGCGGCATGCCCCGGGCCAGCTACGGAGACAGACACTGTATCAGTGTgatccacagtaaaacacacGTGGCTCTGGACTTCACCTCCAGAATCATCGACTTCTTTGTCATCAGAGACGGACCAGACCATACAG gCGACCCCAGTGCGTTGGTGGTCTTAGTAGAGGAGGAGTTGGTAGTGATAGATCTCCAGACTGAAGGGTGGCCAGTCATCCAGACTCCGTACCTGGTCCCTCTCCACTGCTCTGCCATCACCTGCTCCCACCATGTCTCTGCTATACCACTGAAGCTGTGGGAGAAGGTCCTGTCTGCCGGAGCACTGCAGAACACACACTACTCTAAGAAG ccGTGGCCTATAACAGGAGGACAGAACCTGTCTCCCGACGCTCCTCAGCGAGACCTACTTCTCACAGG GCACGAGGACGGTACGGTCCGTTTCTGGGATGCGTCGGGGGTCTGTCTGTACCCCATGTACAAGCTGAGCACGGCAGGGGTGTTCCTCACTGACGCAGAACCCAATGACAACATGAACCAGTGCACGGAGGGAGAGTGGCCACCTTTCAGAAAG GTGGGTTGTTTTGACCCGTACAGTGATGACCCTCGCCTGGGCGTTCAGAAGATCCATCTGTGTAAATACAGCGGTTACCTGACTGTAGCTGGCACCGCTGGACAG atcCTGGTGTTAGAGCTGAATGATGAGGCAGCGGAACAGACGGTGGAAGCCACGGTAGCTGACCTGTTACAGGGACAGGAGGGCTTCCGCTGGAAG GGCCACACGCGTCTGGAGGTGAAGGAGGAGCCGGTGAGGTTCCCCCCAGGATTCCAGCCCTTTGCCCTGGTCCAGTGTCAGCCTCCTGCCGTTGTCACCGCCCTAACCCTGCACTCTGAGTGGAAGCTAGTGACCTTCGGGACCAGCCACGGCTTCGGACTCTACGACTACCAGCAGAAAAGCAACGTCCTCGTCAG GTGTACTCTGAACCCCAGTGACCAGCTGGCTATGGAAGGTCCTCTGTCCAGAGTAAAGAGCATTAAGAAGTCTCTCCGCCAGTCCTTCAGGAGGATCAGACGCAGCCGAGTGTCTTTACGCAAACACCACGTCAACAGCGCTGCTAAG gTGCAGGAGGCCAATGCTCGTCTGGAGGCTGAGCTAGCAGAGATGGAGTTGGCTCCTGTTCAGAGAAAGATAGAGGCTCGATCCTCAGACGACTCCTTCACTGGCCTCGTTCGCACGCTGTACTTCGCTGACACTTTCCTCTCAGAca GCTCCCATCACACGCCCTCTCTCTGGGCAGGGACCAATGGGGGCTCGGTATTCGCCTACCAGCTCCGCCTACCGCCTGTGGAACGCAGAGCAGAGGACCCCGTCTCCGCCCACCCTG ctaAGGAGATCCAGCTGATGCACCGTGCTCCAGTCGTGGGCATCGTGGTGTTGGACGGCCACGGTTCCCCTCTGCCTGAGCCCCTGGAGGTGGCCCACGACCTGGCCCGCTCAGCTGACATGCAGGGCTGCCACCAGCTACTGGTCATATCAGAGGAACAGTTCAAG GTGTTCACCCTGCCGAAGGTGAGCGCTAAGATGAAGTTAAAGCTCACCGCCATCGATGGTTCGCGCGTGCGCAGGGTGGGCGTGGCCTGGTTCGGCAGCAACCGCTCGGAGGACTACGGTGAGAGCGGCCTCACCGTCCTGACCAATCAGGGAGACCTCCACGTGGTGTCATTGCCGGGGGTGAAATTGCAGGTCCAGTACCCCTGTATCCGCAGAGAGGACGTCAGCGGCATCGCATCCTGTGTCTTCACCAAACACGGACAGG gTTTCTACCTGATCTCTCCGTCTGAGTTTGAGCGTTTCTCTCTGTCCGCTCGCTGTGTGGTGGAGCCCAGGTCTCTAGTGGAGGTGCCCTCCCAAACGCCCAGCACCACCCTGCCTCGGGCGCAGCCTGACGGGCCGTCTGTGAAGCACAG AAATTCCACGCGGGACACCGATGACATGG AGAGCTCTGCTAGACGTGTGATGGAGCATGCTTTGCTGAATGACGAGA CTGTGCTTCAGGAGATCCAGAAGTCTCTAGAAGGATACCAGCC GACGTTCCTGGAGAACAACGTGAAGAGTGCTCTCGCTGGAGGGAAGGTGCTGACCAATGGAG acTGA
- the LOC106578897 gene encoding LLGL scribble cell polarity complex component 2 isoform X2, translating to MGLHDENAAVTQVHFLPQQVDLVTLLDDNSLHMWTLRAHQGVSELLEIGRFTLTGPPGASPSVTRVTAVLTHSSGDLLFLGTEGGHVFVVEVPGFRELEERNISLENVTNSLPEDYGGRRSLEHVESLQENPVNPRQVLIGYGRGIMVIWDLERQSAVKHIPATQQLESVWWTEDGGHVLSSHSDGSYCRWMVAGEGTQSEQEKSEVPYGHFPCKAISKIIQLPTEQGPPFLFLSGGMPRASYGDRHCISVIHSKTHVALDFTSRIIDFFVIRDGPDHTGDPSALVVLVEEELVVIDLQTEGWPVIQTPYLVPLHCSAITCSHHVSAIPLKLWEKVLSAGALQNTHYSKKPWPITGGQNLSPDAPQRDLLLTGHEDGTVRFWDASGVCLYPMYKLSTAGVFLTDAEPNDNMNQCTEGEWPPFRKVGCFDPYSDDPRLGVQKIHLCKYSGYLTVAGTAGQILVLELNDEAAEQTVEATVADLLQGQEGFRWKGHTRLEVKEEPVRFPPGFQPFALVQCQPPAVVTALTLHSEWKLVTFGTSHGFGLYDYQQKSNVLVRCTLNPSDQLAMEGPLSRVKSIKKSLRQSFRRIRRSRVSLRKHHVNSAAKVQEANARLEAELAEMELAPVQRKIEARSSDDSFTGLVRTLYFADTFLSDSSHHTPSLWAGTNGGSVFAYQLRLPPVERRAEDPVSAHPAKEIQLMHRAPVVGIVVLDGHGSPLPEPLEVAHDLARSADMQGCHQLLVISEEQFKVFTLPKVSAKMKLKLTAIDGSRVRRVGVAWFGSNRSEDYGESGLTVLTNQGDLHVVSLPGVKLQVQYPCIRREDVSGIASCVFTKHGQGFYLISPSEFERFSLSARCVVEPRSLVEVPSQTPSTTLPRAQPDGPSVKHRNSTRDTDDMESSARRVMEHALLNDETVLQEIQKSLEGYQPTFLENNVKSALAGGKVLTNGD from the exons ATGGGTCTACATGATGAGAACGCTGCCGTAACACAGGTCCATTTCTTACCACAGCAG GTTGACTTGGTGACTCTGTTGGATGACAACAGTCTCCACATGTGGACCCTCAGAGCTCACCAAGGAGTCTCTGAGCTGCTGGAGATAGGCCGCTTCACACTTACTGGACCACCGGG TGCTTCTCCCAGTGTGACTCGTGTGACGGCGGTGCTGACCCACTCCTCTGGGGACCTGTTGTTTCTGGGAACAGAGGGGGGACACGTGTTCGTAGTGGAGGTACCGGGCTTCAGAGAACTAGAGGAGAGGAACATTAGCCTGGAGAACGTcaccaacag TTTACCAGAGGACTATGGAGGTCGTAGGAGCTTGGAGCATGTCGAGTCCTTACAGGAGAATCCTGTCAACCCACGCCAGGTTCTGATTGGCTACGGACGAGGCATCATGGTCATCTGGGACCTGGAGCGCCAATCAGCCGTCAAACACATCCCCGCTACTCAG caACTAGAGAGCGTGTGGTGGACGGAGGACGGTGGCCATGTTCTCAGTTCCCATAGCGACGGGAGCTACTGTCGCTGGATGGTGGCCGGGGAGGGGACACAGAGCGAACAGGAGAAGTCTGAAGTACCGTACG GCCACTTCCCCTGTAAGGCCATCTCTAAAATCATCCAGCTCCCTACAGAACAAGG GCCTCCTTTCCTGTTCCTCAGTGGCGGCATGCCCCGGGCCAGCTACGGAGACAGACACTGTATCAGTGTgatccacagtaaaacacacGTGGCTCTGGACTTCACCTCCAGAATCATCGACTTCTTTGTCATCAGAGACGGACCAGACCATACAG gCGACCCCAGTGCGTTGGTGGTCTTAGTAGAGGAGGAGTTGGTAGTGATAGATCTCCAGACTGAAGGGTGGCCAGTCATCCAGACTCCGTACCTGGTCCCTCTCCACTGCTCTGCCATCACCTGCTCCCACCATGTCTCTGCTATACCACTGAAGCTGTGGGAGAAGGTCCTGTCTGCCGGAGCACTGCAGAACACACACTACTCTAAGAAG ccGTGGCCTATAACAGGAGGACAGAACCTGTCTCCCGACGCTCCTCAGCGAGACCTACTTCTCACAGG GCACGAGGACGGTACGGTCCGTTTCTGGGATGCGTCGGGGGTCTGTCTGTACCCCATGTACAAGCTGAGCACGGCAGGGGTGTTCCTCACTGACGCAGAACCCAATGACAACATGAACCAGTGCACGGAGGGAGAGTGGCCACCTTTCAGAAAG GTGGGTTGTTTTGACCCGTACAGTGATGACCCTCGCCTGGGCGTTCAGAAGATCCATCTGTGTAAATACAGCGGTTACCTGACTGTAGCTGGCACCGCTGGACAG atcCTGGTGTTAGAGCTGAATGATGAGGCAGCGGAACAGACGGTGGAAGCCACGGTAGCTGACCTGTTACAGGGACAGGAGGGCTTCCGCTGGAAG GGCCACACGCGTCTGGAGGTGAAGGAGGAGCCGGTGAGGTTCCCCCCAGGATTCCAGCCCTTTGCCCTGGTCCAGTGTCAGCCTCCTGCCGTTGTCACCGCCCTAACCCTGCACTCTGAGTGGAAGCTAGTGACCTTCGGGACCAGCCACGGCTTCGGACTCTACGACTACCAGCAGAAAAGCAACGTCCTCGTCAG GTGTACTCTGAACCCCAGTGACCAGCTGGCTATGGAAGGTCCTCTGTCCAGAGTAAAGAGCATTAAGAAGTCTCTCCGCCAGTCCTTCAGGAGGATCAGACGCAGCCGAGTGTCTTTACGCAAACACCACGTCAACAGCGCTGCTAAG gTGCAGGAGGCCAATGCTCGTCTGGAGGCTGAGCTAGCAGAGATGGAGTTGGCTCCTGTTCAGAGAAAGATAGAGGCTCGATCCTCAGACGACTCCTTCACTGGCCTCGTTCGCACGCTGTACTTCGCTGACACTTTCCTCTCAGAca GCTCCCATCACACGCCCTCTCTCTGGGCAGGGACCAATGGGGGCTCGGTATTCGCCTACCAGCTCCGCCTACCGCCTGTGGAACGCAGAGCAGAGGACCCCGTCTCCGCCCACCCTG ctaAGGAGATCCAGCTGATGCACCGTGCTCCAGTCGTGGGCATCGTGGTGTTGGACGGCCACGGTTCCCCTCTGCCTGAGCCCCTGGAGGTGGCCCACGACCTGGCCCGCTCAGCTGACATGCAGGGCTGCCACCAGCTACTGGTCATATCAGAGGAACAGTTCAAG GTGTTCACCCTGCCGAAGGTGAGCGCTAAGATGAAGTTAAAGCTCACCGCCATCGATGGTTCGCGCGTGCGCAGGGTGGGCGTGGCCTGGTTCGGCAGCAACCGCTCGGAGGACTACGGTGAGAGCGGCCTCACCGTCCTGACCAATCAGGGAGACCTCCACGTGGTGTCATTGCCGGGGGTGAAATTGCAGGTCCAGTACCCCTGTATCCGCAGAGAGGACGTCAGCGGCATCGCATCCTGTGTCTTCACCAAACACGGACAGG gTTTCTACCTGATCTCTCCGTCTGAGTTTGAGCGTTTCTCTCTGTCCGCTCGCTGTGTGGTGGAGCCCAGGTCTCTAGTGGAGGTGCCCTCCCAAACGCCCAGCACCACCCTGCCTCGGGCGCAGCCTGACGGGCCGTCTGTGAAGCACAG AAATTCCACGCGGGACACCGATGACATGG AGAGCTCTGCTAGACGTGTGATGGAGCATGCTTTGCTGAATGACGAGA CTGTGCTTCAGGAGATCCAGAAGTCTCTAGAAGGATACCAGCC GACGTTCCTGGAGAACAACGTGAAGAGTGCTCTCGCTGGAGGGAAGGTGCTGACCAATGGAG acTGA